In a single window of the Xylanimonas protaetiae genome:
- a CDS encoding MFS transporter, producing MAVQTTQTTPTTVPATGSAARRPGRWIDRWDPEDAAFWAARGRRVARRNLAMSVVAELLGFSVWALWSIVVPQLPAAGFTLTADQMFWLIAVPSLVGAFLRLPYTFAVPLFGGRNWTVVSALLLLLPTTALAVVVQRPDTSFGVLLGVAALAGFGGGNFASSMANISFFYPAAEKGKALGLNAAGGNLGTAAVQLAVPFVIVAGGGLALERAGLMFVPLVLVAAVLAWRFMDNLATARSDPRTYAAAARLPHTWIISAIYIGTFGSFIGYSGAFPTLLAGVFPHVGLKVAFLGALVGSLARPLGGILADRVGGARVTIAAFGVMAAGTLGAVVALQRHDFGLFLGAFLVLFVATGIGNGSVYRMIPAVFRETGAGAGAAAGCIGIAGAVGALGGFLVPRGFAVSTTATGSLVPALLVFVGVYVALAALTAAVYTRGRMGAVRV from the coding sequence CTGGGCCGCACGGGGCCGCCGGGTCGCCCGCCGCAACCTGGCCATGTCGGTCGTGGCCGAGCTGCTCGGCTTCTCCGTGTGGGCGCTCTGGTCGATCGTCGTGCCGCAGCTCCCCGCAGCCGGGTTCACCCTGACCGCCGACCAGATGTTCTGGCTGATCGCCGTCCCGTCCCTGGTCGGCGCGTTCCTGCGCCTGCCGTACACGTTCGCGGTCCCGCTGTTCGGCGGCCGCAACTGGACGGTGGTCTCGGCGCTGCTGCTGCTTCTGCCGACGACGGCGCTGGCCGTCGTCGTCCAGCGGCCTGACACCTCCTTCGGGGTGCTCCTGGGGGTCGCTGCTCTCGCCGGGTTCGGCGGCGGCAACTTCGCGTCGTCGATGGCGAACATCTCGTTCTTCTACCCGGCGGCTGAGAAGGGCAAGGCGCTCGGGCTGAACGCGGCGGGCGGCAACCTCGGCACGGCCGCGGTGCAGCTCGCGGTGCCGTTCGTGATCGTCGCGGGCGGCGGGCTCGCGCTGGAGCGTGCGGGGCTCATGTTCGTCCCGCTCGTGCTCGTGGCGGCGGTGCTCGCCTGGCGGTTCATGGACAACCTCGCCACGGCGAGGTCGGACCCGCGCACGTACGCCGCCGCGGCCCGGCTGCCCCACACGTGGATCATCTCGGCGATCTACATCGGCACCTTCGGGTCGTTCATCGGCTACTCGGGCGCGTTCCCGACGCTGCTCGCGGGCGTGTTCCCGCACGTGGGTCTCAAGGTCGCGTTCCTCGGCGCGCTCGTGGGCTCGCTGGCCCGCCCGCTGGGCGGCATCCTCGCCGACCGCGTCGGCGGCGCCCGCGTCACCATCGCCGCCTTCGGCGTCATGGCGGCCGGCACGCTGGGCGCCGTCGTCGCCCTCCAGCGGCACGACTTCGGCCTGTTCCTCGGAGCGTTCCTCGTCCTGTTCGTCGCCACCGGCATCGGCAACGGGTCGGTGTACCGCATGATCCCCGCGGTGTTCCGCGAGACGGGCGCCGGGGCCGGGGCCGCGGCCGGGTGCATCGGCATCGCGGGCGCCGTCGGTGCCCTGGGCGGGTTCCTCGTGCCGCGCGGCTTCGCCGTCTCGACGACGGCGACCGGCTCGCTCGTGCCCGCGCTGCTCGTGTTCGTCGGCGTGTACGTGGCGCTCGCCGCGCTCACCGCGGCGGTGTACACGCGCGGCCGGATGGGCGCGGTGCGGGTGTGA
- a CDS encoding molybdopterin oxidoreductase family protein, with amino-acid sequence MTLTITPAAATDATAPATTATTVTAGGRPSMSASGPENRTSRVARPQPVDVSPREFPTNRGGLCQKGWTSAAVLRAADRLTVPLVRGASGALEPTDWDTALDVVAIRLAAVQAESGPEAVAVFGGGGLTNEKAYTLGKFARAVLRTPFIDYNGRFCMASAAAAANRALGADRGLPFPLADLGGAAAVLLLGSNVAETMPPSVQHLAGARAAGGLVVVDPRRSATARLTEDGQGVHLQPVPGTDLAVLLGLLHVVLAEGLADAAYLAARTTGLDAVARSVAAWWPERVEIVTGVPEGELRRVARLLAAASPARGGRGAYVLTGRGVEQSTQGTATVTAAVNLALALGLVGTVGSGYGALTGQGNGQGGREHGQKSDQLPGYRKIDDPASREHVAAVWGVDPATIPGPGVPAVALLASLGTPGGPRALLVHGSNLLVSAPSADKVRERLAALDLLVVCDVVPSETALVADVVLPVTQWAEEEGTMTSLEGRVIRRRKAVDAPGEARSELWVWAEVARRLGSPVHLATDPADVFDELARASAGGPADYAGLSHARLDADEAAGGPGFHWPVPAADHPGTPRHFLDRFETPDGRARMIPVDHVGPSDDLRPDAPLWLITGRVLQHYQSGAQTHRVPELERLVPRPYVELHPLLGTRLGVPDGARVRLTTARGTTTAAARWTDTIRPDTVFLPFHWSGEGSANLLTTDAVDPVSAMPEFKVCAVQVAPVVEEAA; translated from the coding sequence ATGACCCTGACGATCACCCCGGCCGCCGCCACCGACGCCACGGCCCCCGCCACCACCGCCACCACCGTCACCGCCGGCGGGCGACCCTCGATGTCCGCTTCTGGGCCTGAGAACCGGACATCCAGGGTCGCGCGACCGCAGCCGGTCGACGTCAGCCCGCGGGAGTTCCCCACCAATCGGGGCGGGCTGTGCCAGAAAGGGTGGACCTCGGCTGCCGTGCTGCGCGCCGCCGACCGGTTGACGGTCCCGCTGGTGCGCGGGGCGTCGGGTGCGCTGGAGCCCACGGACTGGGACACGGCCCTCGACGTCGTCGCCATCCGGCTCGCCGCGGTCCAGGCGGAGTCCGGCCCCGAGGCGGTCGCCGTGTTCGGCGGCGGCGGCCTGACGAACGAGAAGGCGTACACGCTCGGCAAGTTCGCCCGGGCGGTGCTGCGCACCCCGTTCATCGACTACAACGGGCGGTTCTGCATGGCGTCGGCGGCGGCCGCCGCGAACCGGGCGCTCGGCGCGGACCGCGGCCTGCCCTTCCCGCTGGCCGACCTGGGCGGTGCCGCCGCCGTGCTGCTGCTCGGCTCCAACGTGGCCGAGACGATGCCGCCGTCGGTGCAGCACCTCGCCGGGGCGCGGGCGGCGGGCGGCCTCGTCGTCGTCGACCCGCGGCGGTCCGCGACGGCCCGGCTCACGGAGGACGGGCAGGGCGTGCACCTGCAGCCCGTCCCGGGCACGGACCTGGCCGTGCTGCTCGGCCTGCTGCACGTGGTGCTCGCCGAGGGCCTCGCCGACGCCGCCTACCTGGCCGCGCGCACCACGGGGCTCGACGCCGTCGCCCGGTCGGTGGCGGCCTGGTGGCCCGAGCGGGTCGAGATCGTCACGGGCGTGCCCGAGGGCGAGCTGCGACGGGTGGCCCGGCTGCTGGCCGCGGCGTCTCCGGCGCGCGGCGGGCGCGGCGCGTACGTCCTCACGGGCCGTGGCGTCGAGCAGTCGACGCAGGGCACCGCGACCGTGACCGCGGCCGTCAACCTCGCGCTCGCCCTGGGGCTGGTGGGCACGGTCGGCTCCGGGTACGGGGCCCTGACGGGCCAGGGCAACGGGCAGGGCGGGCGCGAGCACGGGCAGAAGTCAGACCAGCTGCCCGGCTACCGCAAGATCGACGACCCTGCCTCCCGCGAGCACGTCGCCGCCGTGTGGGGCGTGGACCCCGCGACGATCCCGGGCCCGGGGGTGCCCGCCGTCGCGCTGCTGGCCTCCCTCGGCACACCCGGCGGGCCGCGAGCCCTGCTGGTCCACGGGTCCAACCTGCTGGTCTCTGCGCCGTCGGCGGACAAGGTCCGGGAACGTCTCGCGGCGCTCGACCTGCTCGTGGTGTGCGACGTCGTGCCGTCCGAGACGGCGCTGGTCGCCGACGTCGTGCTGCCGGTGACGCAGTGGGCCGAGGAGGAGGGCACCATGACGTCGCTCGAGGGGCGTGTCATCCGCCGGCGCAAGGCGGTGGACGCCCCCGGCGAGGCCCGCTCCGAGCTGTGGGTGTGGGCCGAGGTGGCCCGCCGCCTCGGCTCGCCCGTGCACCTGGCGACCGACCCGGCCGACGTGTTCGACGAGCTCGCGCGCGCGTCCGCGGGCGGCCCGGCCGACTACGCGGGCCTCTCGCACGCCCGGCTCGACGCCGACGAGGCCGCGGGCGGCCCGGGCTTCCACTGGCCGGTCCCGGCGGCCGACCACCCGGGCACGCCCCGGCACTTCCTCGACCGGTTCGAGACGCCGGACGGCCGCGCCCGCATGATCCCCGTGGACCACGTCGGCCCGAGCGACGACCTGCGCCCCGACGCCCCCCTGTGGCTCATCACCGGGCGGGTGCTCCAGCACTACCAGTCCGGCGCGCAGACCCACCGCGTGCCCGAGCTCGAACGGCTGGTCCCGCGCCCGTACGTCGAGCTGCACCCCCTGCTCGGCACGCGCCTCGGGGTGCCCGACGGCGCCCGCGTGCGCCTGACCACCGCCCGCGGCACCACGACCGCGGCGGCCCGCTGGACCGACACGATCCGCCCGGACACCGTGTTCCTGCCCTTCCACTGGTCGGGGGAGGGCAGCGCCAACCTGCTCACCACCGACGCCGTGGACCCGGTCTCGGCGATGCCCGAGTTCAAGGTGTGCGCCGTGCAGGTGGCGCCCGTCGTCGAGGAGGCCGCATGA
- a CDS encoding FAD-dependent oxidoreductase yields MTPVTASPATSAGPRVPVRVVVVGFGMVGARLVDELERRDPWGLDVTVLGAEEYEPYNRVLLSDVVAGRTDLAAIHLPLPGGRAQVLRGVAAAGIDREARVVLASDGSRHPYDRLVLATGSAARVPAIPGLDGAALPAGVHPLRTLDDAREIVAATLNAPRAVVVGGGVLGVEAALGLAARGLQVALVHPGATVMDRQLDAGAGAVLAGSLALHGVRVVTGTRRSEVLVVGGRAVGVRVDGPAGDEVLAAGLVVLACGTTAETGLAADAGLSVARGVVVGADLASVDDSAVYAIGDCAQPPDGSRGLVAEGWDQARRLAQAFADASRQPPPPAVPAGPRVHLRGPWEAERPSLALRLGTLLATRAATDRGVETRGTDVVKVKAGPLSVVAMGACGAGRTPRPGERSVRLDDPAGGRWVEAVVADGLLVGATCVGDPRVAADLTAAYTRRTPVPADPAFLLLTPVAPAAAPAASPEHMPDDAVVCRCNGVSKADVVAAVDGGARDVADIARATRATTGCGGCTDAVRGLCGWLAGTRGGAGGAGGDDRPGPAADGGTTDEVRSGTAEGIRSGGV; encoded by the coding sequence ATGACCCCCGTGACCGCGTCTCCTGCGACCTCTGCGGGGCCGCGCGTGCCCGTGCGCGTCGTCGTCGTCGGGTTCGGCATGGTCGGCGCCCGGCTGGTCGACGAGCTCGAGCGCCGCGACCCGTGGGGCCTCGACGTCACCGTGCTGGGCGCCGAGGAGTACGAGCCGTACAACCGCGTCCTCCTGTCCGACGTCGTCGCCGGCCGCACCGACCTCGCCGCGATCCACCTGCCCCTGCCGGGCGGGCGGGCCCAGGTGCTGCGCGGCGTCGCCGCCGCCGGCATCGACCGCGAGGCGCGCGTCGTCCTCGCGTCCGACGGGTCGCGGCACCCGTACGACCGGCTCGTGCTCGCCACCGGCTCCGCCGCGCGCGTCCCGGCGATCCCGGGCCTCGACGGCGCCGCCCTGCCGGCCGGCGTCCACCCCCTGCGCACGCTCGACGACGCCCGCGAGATCGTCGCCGCCACCCTCAACGCGCCGCGCGCCGTCGTCGTCGGCGGGGGAGTGCTCGGCGTCGAGGCGGCGCTCGGGCTCGCCGCCCGCGGCCTCCAGGTCGCGCTGGTCCACCCGGGCGCCACGGTCATGGACCGCCAGCTCGACGCCGGCGCCGGTGCGGTGCTCGCCGGGTCGCTCGCGCTGCACGGCGTGCGCGTCGTGACCGGGACGCGGCGGTCCGAGGTGCTCGTCGTCGGCGGACGGGCCGTCGGGGTGCGCGTCGACGGGCCCGCCGGGGACGAGGTGCTCGCCGCCGGGCTCGTCGTGCTCGCCTGCGGCACGACCGCCGAGACCGGGCTCGCCGCCGACGCCGGGCTCAGCGTCGCCCGCGGCGTCGTCGTCGGCGCCGACCTCGCCTCCGTCGACGACTCCGCCGTGTACGCGATCGGCGACTGCGCGCAGCCGCCCGACGGGTCCCGCGGCCTGGTCGCCGAGGGCTGGGACCAGGCACGCCGCCTCGCCCAGGCGTTCGCCGACGCCTCCCGGCAGCCCCCGCCACCCGCGGTCCCCGCAGGGCCCCGCGTCCACCTGCGCGGTCCCTGGGAGGCCGAGCGGCCCTCGCTCGCGCTGCGCCTCGGCACCCTGCTCGCCACGCGCGCCGCGACCGACCGCGGGGTGGAGACCCGCGGCACCGACGTCGTCAAGGTCAAGGCCGGGCCCCTGTCGGTCGTCGCGATGGGCGCCTGCGGCGCCGGGCGCACGCCGCGCCCCGGCGAGCGGTCCGTGCGCCTCGACGACCCCGCCGGCGGGCGCTGGGTCGAGGCCGTCGTCGCCGACGGCCTCCTCGTCGGCGCCACGTGCGTCGGAGACCCGCGCGTCGCCGCCGACCTCACCGCCGCCTACACGCGCCGCACCCCCGTCCCCGCCGACCCCGCGTTCCTGCTCCTCACGCCCGTCGCCCCGGCCGCGGCTCCCGCCGCGAGCCCCGAGCACATGCCCGACGACGCCGTCGTGTGCCGCTGCAACGGCGTCTCCAAGGCCGACGTCGTCGCCGCCGTCGACGGCGGAGCCCGCGACGTCGCCGACATCGCCCGCGCCACCCGCGCCACGACCGGCTGCGGCGGCTGCACGGACGCCGTCCGCGGGCTGTGCGGCTGGCTCGCCGGGACGCGGGGCGGGGCGGGCGGGGCGGGCGGGGACGACCGGCCGGGCCCCGCCGCAGACGGCGGGACGACGGACGAGGTCCGGTCGGGCACGGCGGAGGGCATCCGGTCCGGCGGTGTCTAG